One genomic window of Aliiroseovarius sp. M344 includes the following:
- a CDS encoding RNA methyltransferase, translating to MGENIGAAARAMLNFGLERMRIIAPRDGWPNQSAVAMASGAGRVLDAAGVYDTLAEGVGDCDYVYATTARSRDLAKPILSPEGAMAEARALQAAGKKVAILFGPERTGLENDEVARANAIISVPVNPGFASLNLAQCVLLTAYEWRRQTTDVAHDVMEWAGSERAQAIEIEKLAEHYEARLDEAGFFYPPTKVPVMKTALRNMWSRMPMSRADVQIFHGILRQLLRGKQD from the coding sequence ATGGGGGAAAACATCGGCGCGGCGGCGCGGGCGATGCTGAATTTCGGGCTGGAGCGAATGCGCATTATCGCCCCCCGCGATGGCTGGCCGAACCAATCGGCGGTTGCGATGGCGTCCGGTGCCGGTCGGGTTCTGGATGCGGCGGGTGTGTACGATACTCTGGCCGAAGGCGTGGGCGATTGTGACTATGTCTATGCCACGACAGCTCGGTCGCGCGATCTGGCAAAACCGATCCTGAGCCCGGAAGGCGCGATGGCCGAGGCGCGTGCGTTACAAGCGGCCGGAAAGAAGGTTGCAATCCTGTTTGGCCCGGAACGGACCGGGCTTGAGAATGACGAAGTGGCGCGCGCCAACGCGATCATCTCGGTGCCGGTGAACCCGGGTTTTGCATCCCTCAACCTTGCGCAATGCGTTTTGCTGACAGCTTATGAATGGCGCCGCCAGACCACCGATGTGGCGCATGACGTTATGGAATGGGCGGGATCGGAACGCGCGCAGGCCATCGAGATCGAGAAGCTGGCGGAGCATTACGAGGCGCGGTTGGATGAGGCGGGATTCTTCTATCCGCCAACCAAAGTGCCCGTCATGAAGACCGCGCTGCGCAATATGTGGAGCCGGATGCCAATGTCGCGCGCAGATGTGCAGATTTTCCACGGCATTTTGCGCCAGCTTCTGCGCGGCAAACAGGACTGA
- a CDS encoding TfoX/Sxy family protein: MAFDEGLYELLKDDLADVHGLAEKKMFGGIAFMLNGNMLCGVHKDGAMYRVGKDNEPAALAVPGAAPMAFTGRRMGGFIDAGPETMADDAARGDLLRLALEFVAALPPK; encoded by the coding sequence ATGGCATTTGACGAAGGGCTTTACGAATTGCTGAAAGATGATCTTGCAGACGTTCACGGACTTGCCGAGAAAAAGATGTTTGGCGGCATTGCCTTCATGCTGAATGGAAACATGCTGTGTGGCGTGCACAAGGATGGCGCAATGTATCGTGTCGGCAAAGACAACGAGCCTGCGGCACTGGCGGTGCCCGGCGCAGCTCCGATGGCCTTCACCGGGCGGCGCATGGGAGGTTTCATTGATGCCGGACCAGAGACGATGGCCGACGATGCGGCGCGTGGCGACCTGCTGCGATTGGCGCTGGAGTTTGTGGCCGCCCTGCCCCCGAAATAG
- a CDS encoding thiamine phosphate synthase — protein sequence MAETEIELPQLYLVTPPEFELSQFPAQLARVLDAHETACLRLSLATTDEDRIMRAADACREVAHARDVPIVIAEHALMVERLGLDGVHLGDGARRVRKTRDELGAEAIIGAFCGASRHDGMNAGEAGADYVSFGPAGATGLGDGTYAEADLFDWWSQMIEVPVVAEGALTEDTIRTLTPFTDFFAIGEEIWRSDDPSAKLGRLLGAMTT from the coding sequence ATGGCCGAGACCGAAATCGAACTCCCCCAGCTCTATCTGGTGACCCCTCCCGAATTTGAACTGTCACAGTTTCCGGCCCAGCTTGCCCGCGTGTTGGATGCCCATGAAACCGCCTGCTTGCGTTTGTCATTGGCCACAACAGACGAAGATCGCATCATGCGCGCCGCAGACGCTTGCCGCGAGGTTGCTCATGCGCGCGACGTCCCGATTGTGATCGCTGAACATGCGTTGATGGTCGAACGCCTTGGGCTGGATGGCGTGCATCTTGGCGACGGTGCACGGCGCGTGCGCAAAACCCGTGATGAACTCGGCGCGGAAGCTATCATTGGTGCCTTTTGCGGTGCTTCGCGCCATGACGGGATGAATGCCGGTGAAGCCGGCGCCGATTATGTGAGTTTTGGGCCGGCAGGCGCGACCGGCCTAGGCGACGGCACTTATGCCGAGGCCGATCTGTTCGACTGGTGGTCGCAAATGATCGAGGTGCCAGTCGTCGCCGAAGGCGCCCTGACCGAAGACACGATCCGCACATTGACGCCGTTCACAGATTTCTTTGCCATCGGGGAAGAGATTTGGCGCAGTGATGATCCTTCGGCGAAGCTGGGTCGTTTGCTGGGCGCGATGACGACCTAA
- a CDS encoding lysophospholipid acyltransferase family protein, translated as MTALWHGEPEPHSFHPSGADWLRIVARGLPLAVLVFGGLVVLLVVRLIERPFFGIQRPVTPHITQFVCRMAFVILGIPFKAIGQPMREKGAVVANHAGWLDIFTLNAKKRVYFVSKSEVARWPGIGWLARATGTVFINRDRREAAQQIEVFRERLTAGHKLLFFPEGTSSDSRRVLPFKSTLFAAFFTKELRDFMWVQPVTVRYIAPTTEDPRFYGWWGDMDFAPHLAQTLAARKQGRVELIYHRPVKVSDFASRKDLAAYCETAVRDGLGDLNVEAS; from the coding sequence ATGACGGCCTTGTGGCATGGCGAGCCAGAGCCGCATTCCTTTCACCCGTCCGGTGCGGATTGGCTTAGGATCGTTGCGCGAGGGCTTCCCTTGGCGGTGTTGGTGTTTGGTGGGCTTGTGGTGCTGTTGGTCGTCAGGCTGATTGAGCGCCCGTTTTTTGGCATCCAACGTCCCGTTACACCGCATATCACCCAATTCGTCTGTCGGATGGCGTTTGTGATTCTTGGCATCCCGTTCAAAGCGATTGGGCAACCGATGCGTGAAAAGGGTGCGGTGGTGGCCAATCACGCAGGGTGGTTGGATATTTTTACGCTCAACGCAAAAAAACGGGTATATTTTGTGTCGAAATCCGAGGTTGCCCGTTGGCCGGGGATCGGCTGGTTGGCGCGGGCGACGGGAACGGTGTTCATCAATCGTGATCGGCGCGAGGCGGCGCAACAGATCGAGGTCTTTCGCGAGCGTCTGACGGCGGGTCATAAGCTGCTTTTCTTCCCGGAAGGCACATCCAGCGATTCGCGCCGCGTTTTACCTTTTAAGTCAACGCTTTTTGCGGCATTCTTCACAAAAGAATTGCGTGATTTCATGTGGGTTCAACCGGTAACCGTGCGTTATATCGCGCCGACCACAGAAGATCCTCGTTTTTACGGCTGGTGGGGCGATATGGATTTCGCGCCGCACTTGGCCCAGACCTTGGCAGCGCGCAAGCAGGGTCGAGTCGAGCTGATCTATCACAGGCCGGTTAAAGTGTCAGACTTTGCCAGCCGCAAAGACCTGGCGGCCTATTGCGAAACCGCGGTGCGCGACGGCTTGGGCGACCTGAACGTCGAGGCCAGTTAG
- a CDS encoding GNAT family N-acetyltransferase, translating to MPKPDFVLRLAQDEADLIAAQRLRYEVFVEELGGRGDMVDDDARLERDAFDPYFDHLILFDRARLGTPAVGVYRLLRGDRLSDAPGALNRFYSEDEYDLSRLKTSGRKLLELGRSCLHPDYRGGGAMLVLWNGLAEYVARHDIEVLFGVASFHGTDIESLKGPLSLLHHRHLAPDPLRVRAQPDHFQSMNLMQEDQIDRLAAMRAVPALIKAYLRLGGFVGEGAYVDHDFNTTDVCLIMDTKQMSAKHKAIYTGRAPA from the coding sequence ATGCCCAAGCCCGATTTTGTCCTTCGCCTGGCCCAAGACGAGGCCGACCTGATCGCGGCACAGCGCCTGCGGTACGAGGTTTTCGTGGAAGAGCTTGGTGGCCGTGGCGACATGGTGGATGACGATGCGCGTCTGGAGCGTGACGCTTTTGATCCATATTTTGACCACCTGATCCTGTTTGACCGGGCCCGATTGGGCACACCCGCTGTTGGCGTTTATCGGCTGTTGCGGGGCGATCGCTTGTCGGACGCGCCGGGCGCTTTGAACCGGTTCTATTCCGAGGACGAGTATGACCTGAGCCGTCTGAAAACCTCTGGCCGCAAGCTTTTGGAGCTGGGACGCTCCTGTTTGCACCCGGACTATCGCGGCGGTGGCGCGATGTTGGTTTTATGGAATGGGCTGGCAGAGTATGTGGCGCGCCATGACATCGAAGTGCTCTTTGGCGTTGCGTCCTTCCACGGGACGGATATTGAATCCCTCAAAGGCCCGCTGTCTTTGCTTCATCATCGCCATTTGGCGCCGGACCCGTTGCGCGTGCGCGCCCAGCCGGACCACTTTCAATCCATGAACCTGATGCAAGAGGATCAGATCGACCGGCTTGCCGCGATGCGCGCGGTGCCGGCGCTGATCAAAGCCTATCTCAGGTTGGGTGGTTTTGTGGGCGAAGGGGCTTATGTTGATCATGATTTCAACACAACGGATGTGTGCCTGATTATGGACACCAAGCAGATGAGCGCAAAGCACAAGGCGATCTATACCGGACGGGCGCCCGCATGA
- a CDS encoding DUF3553 domain-containing protein — MSLGALLEPGMLVRHPQQPDWGLGQVQSNIGGKVTVNFEHAGKQVIVSERIDLIPVFDPPASGQGE, encoded by the coding sequence ATGAGTTTAGGAGCGTTGCTAGAACCGGGCATGCTGGTGCGTCACCCGCAGCAACCCGATTGGGGGCTGGGACAGGTGCAGTCCAATATTGGCGGCAAGGTGACCGTGAATTTCGAACATGCTGGAAAGCAGGTGATCGTGTCGGAGCGGATTGATCTCATACCTGTCTTTGATCCTCCTGCAAGCGGTCAAGGGGAGTGA
- a CDS encoding histidine phosphotransferase family protein, translating into MTKQDRDLTALIGSRICHDLISPLGAIGNGVELLQLSGLPDSPEMALIAESVTNANLRIRFFRVAFGAAHDGQLIAEGEIRSILAPGVDGRKIDIGWQPVEDQPRTAVKLAFLLLQCFESAMPWGGHIQVTRDETHWQIRGEAEKLKVDPDLWGLLSEPQPGIDVPPAQVHFALIAPELGRQGRAAAVTIADHSISVEF; encoded by the coding sequence ATGACAAAGCAAGACCGCGACCTGACTGCCCTGATCGGATCCCGCATCTGCCACGACCTTATCAGCCCTTTGGGGGCCATCGGCAATGGGGTCGAGCTGTTGCAGCTGTCTGGCTTGCCAGACAGTCCGGAAATGGCACTGATCGCGGAAAGCGTCACCAACGCGAACCTGCGTATCCGGTTTTTTCGGGTGGCGTTTGGCGCGGCGCATGATGGACAGCTGATCGCCGAGGGCGAAATCAGATCAATTCTGGCACCCGGCGTGGATGGTCGGAAGATCGACATTGGTTGGCAACCGGTTGAGGATCAGCCGCGCACCGCCGTCAAACTCGCCTTTCTGCTGCTGCAATGTTTCGAAAGCGCGATGCCCTGGGGCGGACACATTCAGGTCACCCGCGACGAAACCCACTGGCAGATCCGGGGCGAGGCTGAGAAGCTGAAAGTCGACCCCGACCTCTGGGGCCTTTTGTCGGAACCACAACCGGGTATAGATGTGCCACCGGCACAGGTTCATTTCGCGCTCATTGCGCCCGAGCTTGGCAGGCAAGGCCGTGCAGCAGCCGTAACGATCGCAGATCATTCGATCAGCGTCGAATTCTAA
- a CDS encoding glutamate-5-semialdehyde dehydrogenase — protein MSDDIKAMMTQIGIQARDAAKVLAFAPSEAKEKALLAAADACWARRAEIIAANEKDMAFGRDKGLSPAMMDRLMLDESRIKAMCDGLRAVAGQADPVGEVLADWNQPSGLNIKRVRTPLGVIGVIYESRPNVTADAGALCLKAGNAVILRGGSESFHSAGLIHACLQDGLRAVGLPEAAIQRVPTRDRAAVSEMLTMTDYVDVIVPRGGKGLVGLVQREARVPVFAHLEGIVHIYIDKDADPDKTARVVMNAKTRRTGICGAAECLLIHKDATGLGQKVLNDLMAAGVEVHAGAGLTGTIAATEDDWGKEFLDSIIAAKVVEDVDGAIDHINRYSSSHTDAILTENDDTATRFFTRLDSAILMRNASTQFADGGEFGMGAEIGIATGKMHARGPVGAAQLTSFKYLVVGDGTTRA, from the coding sequence ATGAGCGACGATATCAAGGCCATGATGACCCAAATCGGCATCCAAGCGCGTGACGCTGCCAAAGTCCTTGCCTTCGCACCATCTGAGGCCAAAGAAAAAGCCTTGCTGGCTGCCGCTGATGCCTGTTGGGCGCGGCGGGCAGAGATCATCGCCGCCAACGAAAAAGACATGGCTTTTGGGCGCGACAAGGGGTTGTCACCTGCCATGATGGATCGCCTGATGTTGGACGAAAGCCGTATCAAAGCCATGTGCGACGGGTTGCGTGCGGTGGCGGGGCAGGCGGATCCGGTGGGTGAAGTGCTTGCGGATTGGAACCAGCCGTCGGGCCTGAATATCAAACGCGTACGCACGCCTCTGGGCGTCATCGGTGTTATCTACGAAAGCCGCCCCAACGTGACTGCGGATGCGGGCGCGCTGTGTCTGAAAGCGGGTAACGCAGTGATCCTGCGCGGCGGCTCGGAAAGTTTTCATTCCGCCGGACTGATCCACGCTTGCTTGCAGGATGGCCTGCGCGCGGTCGGTTTGCCCGAGGCGGCAATCCAACGTGTGCCAACACGCGATCGGGCGGCGGTCAGCGAAATGCTGACCATGACGGATTATGTCGACGTGATCGTGCCGCGTGGCGGCAAGGGCTTGGTGGGACTGGTTCAGCGCGAGGCGCGGGTGCCGGTTTTTGCCCATCTGGAAGGCATCGTGCATATCTATATCGACAAGGACGCCGACCCAGACAAAACAGCCCGGGTGGTGATGAATGCCAAGACACGGCGCACAGGAATTTGCGGCGCGGCGGAGTGTCTGCTGATCCACAAGGATGCCACCGGACTAGGCCAAAAGGTTCTGAACGACCTGATGGCGGCAGGTGTCGAGGTTCATGCGGGCGCGGGGCTGACCGGCACCATCGCCGCCACCGAGGACGACTGGGGAAAAGAGTTTCTGGACAGCATCATCGCGGCCAAAGTCGTCGAGGATGTGGATGGGGCGATTGACCATATCAACCGCTATTCCTCGTCCCATACCGATGCGATCCTGACCGAAAACGATGACACAGCGACGCGGTTCTTTACCCGGCTCGACAGTGCGATCCTGATGCGCAATGCCTCGACCCAGTTTGCGGATGGGGGCGAGTTTGGCATGGGGGCCGAGATCGGCATCGCCACCGGCAAAATGCACGCGCGCGGCCCGGTTGGCGCGGCACAACTGACATCGTTCAAGTATTTGGTCGTGGGCGACGGAACAACGCGGGCCTGA
- the proB gene encoding glutamate 5-kinase, producing MAALNDAHRIVIKIGSALLVDAATGALKSDWLLSLADDVALLKARGADVVLVSSGSIALGRGVLRLPAGTLSLEQSQAAAAVGQIRLARAYEEALAPLGATTAQVLVTLEDSADRRRYLNTRATLETLLSLGVVPIVNENDTVATDEIRFGDNDRLAAQVAVTVGADHLVLLSDVDGFYSGNPKDDPSATRYDVIDAITPEIEAMAGDAGTGLSKGGMKTKVMAAKTATGAGCDMTITLGSRMAPLTALAGGAAATLFTARTDPKAARKHWISSMKPRGAVVVDAGAVAALKSGKSLLPAGLAEVRGSFQRGDPVEIHGTDGSHLGAGLSRYSAAEARAIQGKRSDEIEAILGYPGRAALIHRDDMAL from the coding sequence GTGGCGGCCCTGAACGACGCCCACCGCATCGTCATCAAGATTGGCTCGGCCCTTCTGGTCGATGCCGCAACCGGGGCGTTGAAGTCCGATTGGCTCTTGTCTCTGGCCGACGATGTGGCGTTGCTGAAGGCGCGCGGGGCAGATGTGGTGCTGGTGTCGTCCGGGTCCATCGCGTTGGGGCGCGGTGTGCTGCGCCTGCCAGCGGGTACGCTGTCGCTTGAGCAGTCGCAAGCCGCGGCTGCCGTCGGACAGATCCGGTTGGCGCGGGCATACGAGGAAGCTTTGGCCCCGTTGGGCGCGACCACGGCGCAGGTGCTTGTGACGCTGGAAGACAGCGCGGATCGCCGCCGTTATCTGAACACCCGTGCAACTTTGGAAACACTGCTGTCATTGGGCGTCGTGCCTATCGTGAACGAAAACGATACCGTCGCGACCGATGAAATCCGCTTTGGCGACAACGACCGGCTGGCCGCTCAGGTGGCGGTGACGGTAGGCGCGGATCACCTTGTGCTGTTGTCCGATGTGGATGGGTTTTATTCCGGCAACCCGAAAGACGACCCTTCGGCCACGCGCTATGACGTGATCGACGCCATCACACCCGAGATCGAGGCCATGGCGGGCGACGCGGGCACCGGATTGTCCAAAGGCGGTATGAAAACCAAAGTGATGGCCGCGAAAACGGCCACTGGGGCAGGGTGCGATATGACTATCACCCTGGGGTCACGCATGGCGCCATTGACGGCTCTGGCTGGCGGGGCAGCGGCGACCTTGTTCACCGCCCGCACTGATCCGAAAGCGGCGCGCAAGCATTGGATTTCTTCGATGAAACCCCGCGGCGCGGTGGTGGTCGATGCCGGCGCGGTGGCCGCGCTGAAGTCAGGAAAGTCGCTGCTGCCGGCCGGGCTGGCAGAGGTGCGGGGCAGCTTTCAACGTGGCGACCCGGTCGAGATACATGGCACCGATGGCAGTCATCTTGGCGCGGGGCTTAGCCGGTATTCAGCTGCTGAAGCCCGCGCCATTCAGGGCAAACGATCCGACGAGATTGAAGCGATATTGGGGTATCCGGGCCGTGCAGCCTTGATCCACCGCGACGACATGGCGCTGTAG